The following are encoded together in the Cynocephalus volans isolate mCynVol1 chromosome 4, mCynVol1.pri, whole genome shotgun sequence genome:
- the LOC134377177 gene encoding olfactory receptor 51E2, producing MSSCNFTHATFVLIGIPGLEEAHFWIGFPVLSMYAVAVFGNCIVVFIVRTERSLHAPMYLFLCMLAAIDLALSTSTMPKILALFWFDSREITVDACIAQMFFIHALSAIESTILLAMAFDRYVAICHPLRHAAVLNNTVTAQIGMVAVVRGSLVFFPLPLLIKRLAFCHSNVLSHSYCVHQDVMKLAYTDTLPNVVYGLTAILLVMGMDVMFISLSYFLIIRTVLQLPSKLERAKAFGTCVSHIGVVLAFYVPLIGLSVVHRFGNSLDPIVRILMGDIYLLLPPVINPIIYGAKTKQIRTRVLAMFKISCDKNLQTVERR from the coding sequence ATGAGTTCCTGCAACTTCACACATGCCACATTTGTGCTTATTGGTATCCCAGGACTAGAGGAAGCCCATTTCTGGATTGGCTTCCCCGTGCTTTCAATGTATGCTGTGGCAGTGTTTGGAAACTGCATCGTGGTCTTCATTGTAAGAACGGAGCGCAGCCTACATGCACCCATGTACCTCTTTCTCTGTATGCTGGCAGCCATTGACCTGGCCTTGTCCACATCCACCATGCCCAAGATCCTTGCCCTCTTCTGGTTTGACTCCCGGGAGATTACCGTTGATGCCTGCATTGCTCAGATGTTCTTCATTCATGCCCTCTCAGCCATTGAATCCACCATCCTGCTGGCCATGGCCTTCGATCGTTATGTGGCCATCTGCCACCCATTGCGTCATGCTGCGGTGCTCAACAACACAGTAACAGCACAGATTGGCATGGTGGCTGTGGTCCGTGGATCCCTTGTCTTTTTCCCCCTGCCTCTGCTCATCAAGCGGCTGGCCTTCTGCCACTCCAACGTGCTCTCACACTCCTATTGTGTGCACCAGGATGTGATGAAGCTGGCCTACACGGACACATTGCCCAATGTGGTCTATGGTCTTACTGCCATTCTGCTGGTCATGGGTATGGATGTCATGTTCATCTCCTTGTCTTATTTTCTGATTATACGAACAGTTCTGCAACTGCCTTCCAAGTTGGAGCGGGCCAAAGCCTTTGGGACCTGTGTGTCACACATTGGTGTGGTGCTGGCCTTCTATGTGCCACTCATTGGCCTCTCAGTGGTACACCGCTTTGGAAACAGCCTTGATCCCATTGTGCGCATCCTCATGGGAGATATCTACCTGCTGCTGCCTCCTGTGATCAATCCCATCATCTACGGAGCCAAGACCAAACAGATCAGAACACGTGTGCTGGCTATGTTCAAGATCAGCTGTGACAAGAACCTTCAGACGGTGGAACGCAGGTGA
- the LOC134377161 gene encoding olfactory receptor 51E1-like, which translates to MVGPSGNESSVTYFILIGLPGLEEAQFWLAFPLCSLYVIAVLGNLMIIYIVRTEHSLHEPMYIFLCMLSGLDILISTSSMPKMMAIFWFNSTTIQFDACLLQMFAIHSLSGMESTVLLAMAFDRYVAICHPLRHATVLTLPRITKIGMAAVVRGVAITVPIPVLIKQLPFCHSNILSHSYCLHQDVMKLACADIHVNVIYGLIVIISAIGLDLLLISFSYLLILKTVLGLTREAQAKAFGTCVSHVCAVFIFYVPFIGLSMVHRFSKRRDSLLPIVMANIYLLVPPVLNPIVYGVKTKEIRQRILRLFHVTVHTSDP; encoded by the coding sequence ATGGTGGGCCCCAGTGGCAACGAATCCAGTGTCACATATTTCATCCTAATAGGCCTCCCAGGCTTGGAAGAGGCTCAGTTCTGGTTGGCTTTCCCATTGTGCTCCCTCTACGTAATTGCCGTGCTAGGTAACTTGATGATCATCTACATTGTGCGGACCGAGCACAGCCTACATGAGCCcatgtatatcttcctttgcaTGCTTTCTGGCCTTGATATCCTCATCTCCACCTCATCCATGCCGAAAATGATGGCCATCTTCTGGTTCAATTCCACTACCATCCAGTTTGATGCTTGTCTGCTACAGATGTTTGCCATCCACTCCTTATCTGGCATGGAGTCCACAGTGCTGCTGGCCATGGCCtttgaccgctatgtggccatctgccaCCCACTGCGCCATGCCACTGTGCTCACGTTGCCTCGCATTACCAAGATTGGCATGGCTGCTGTGGTGCGGGGTGTTGCAATAACGGTACCCATACCTGTCTTAATCAAACAGCTGCCCTTCTGCCACTCCAATATCCTTTCCCATTCCTACTGCCTACACCAAGATGTCATGAAGCTGGCCTGTGCTGATATCCATGTTAATGTCATCTATGGCCTCATCGTCATCATCTCTGCCATTGGACTGGATTTACTTCTCATCTCCTTCTCATATCTGCTTATCCTTAAGACAGTGTTGGGCTTGACACGTGAAGCCCAGGCAAAGGCATTTGGCACTTGTGTCTCTCATGTGTGTGCTGTTTTCATATTCTATGTACCTTTCATTGGATTGTCCATGGTCCACCGCTTTAGCAAGCGACGTGACTCCCTCCTTCCCATTGTAATGGCCAACATCTATCTACTGGTTCCTCCTGTGCTCAACCCCATTGTCTATGGAGTGAAGACAAAGGAGATACGACAGCGCATCCTTCGTCTTTTCCATGTGACTGTACACACTTCAGATCCCTAG